In Pseudomonadota bacterium, the genomic stretch TCAACGAGCCGAGCAAGATCGGCAAGCACATCGAGGAACTACTCTAAGAGCGCTGAAAGGGCGCCGGGGCACAAGGACGGGGGGTGCGGTACCGCCATTGGAGCCGCCGTGGTTTTCGAAGTCCGCATAGCGTCGCCTGATCGGTGTTGTGTGTGCGATGCTGGCGGGGGCCTGCGGCGCCCGGACGACCGAGCCTCCGGGCGGCGCTGGTGCCGCGGGAAATCCTGGTCCAGGCCGCGAGAAGGATGGGCGCCCGGATCGTGGAACTGCTAGTGTCCCAGACTCATGGGACCGTCCCGCAGCTCCGCGCTCGTAGCTTGTGGCCCGCTGCTGTTCGCGCTTTCGCTTGGCTGGATCGTGGTTGCGCCTGGCTGTTCCGATGATTCCGGAGCCGACGGGCGTCGCGGGCGAGGTCAATGGCAGGGCCGCGGCGCAGGTGCTGGTCGCAAGCAACGCAACAAGGAATCGGCTCAGCTGATCAAGGTGCTGCGCGCCGAGCCGCGCGACCTGGCGCTGCGCCATCGCAGCTCCGGTACGCTGCGGGCCTTGAGAAGCGTCGAGATTCGTCCGGAACGCCCAGGCATCGTACGATCACTGCTTGTCGAGGAAGGGGACCAGGTGCGGGCGGGACAAGTGCTGGCTCGGCTCGACACGCGGGCGAGCAAGCTCCTGGCGCAGCGGGATCGCTTGGCAGCCGACAATGCCAAAAGAGAGCTCGAACGGCTCCGCAGCGTCGCGTCGCTGGGGGTGGTGGCGCCGGAGGAAGTAGCCCGGCAGCAGTATACAGCCGAATCCGCCGCAACTTCGGCGAAGCTGTCACGCCATCAGCTGGGCGAGATGGCGGTGCGAGCGCCGTTCGCGGGCACCGTCACCCGTCGCTTGATCGACGTGGGTGGCCGCGCCGACGCCGGCAGCGTGATGTTTCAGCTCGAGGACCTGCGCTCGCTCGAATTGGACCTGCATGTGCCCGAGGAGGAAGCTGGCAGGGTAGCGATCGGTGCGCCCGTCGAGCTTGCCCTCCTGAGCAGGACCAGAGTCGTGGCGCGCGTGCTTCGTCGCGCTCCCGTTGTCGATCGCCGTACCGGAACCGTGAAGGTCACGGTGCGCATCGACGAGCCCCCGGCGGAAGCGATGCCCGGAGCCTTCGTGCAGGCTTCCGTCGTGCTCGTCTCGCGTCCGGCAGCTCCAAGTCTTCCCAAGGCCGCCATTTTCGAGATCGATGGATCGCCCCATGTCTACGGTGTGGTCGATGGCAGGACCAAGCGCGTGCCGATCCAGGTGGGTGTGCGCGATAACGGCTTCGTGGAGGTCCTCGGCGGTCTCGAGCCCGATCGAATCGTGGTCGCGGACGCAGACGAAATGGCGGAAGGCACTGCGATACGGCCCGTAGAGCACAAGGAGCTCAAGGCGATCCGGCAGGAGCGGCTGCGAAGCGCCGTCAAGCGGGAGACACCGTGAAAGGGAAATCGGGCCGGCCCGGCGCCCACGAACCCAAGCGCGGTCGCGCCCCGGCGTTCGACTCCGCTCGGCCGAAACCGCACCGTTCACGCTCGGCGCGCTGCGGCGGACCGTAACGCAGCACCATGAATGCTGGTCGCAAGCTGGCTCCGGGTCTGATCGGCGCCCTGGTGCTCCGCCCCGTGACCACGGCCATGATCACCATGGCCCTGGCCTTGTTTGGGTGCGTGGCCGTGCTGCGGATGCCCGTCGAGCTGCTCCCCAACCTATCCTACGCCAGCATCACGGTTCAGACGAGCTATCCGAATACGGTCCCGTCCGAGGTCGAGGAGCTGGTTACCCGACCCATCGAGGAGGTGATCGGTGGCGTGCCCGGCGTCGTCTCGCTCGAGTCGGTCTCG encodes the following:
- a CDS encoding efflux RND transporter permease subunit; its protein translation is MNAGRKLAPGLIGALVLRPVTTAMITMALALFGCVAVLRMPVELLPNLSYASITVQTSYPNTVPSEVEELVTRPIEEVIGGVPGVVSLESVSREGQSEVVLDFAWGTPIGRAMADVREKLDRVRLPIGAES
- a CDS encoding efflux RND transporter periplasmic adaptor subunit, translated to MGPSRSSALVACGPLLFALSLGWIVVAPGCSDDSGADGRRGRGQWQGRGAGAGRKQRNKESAQLIKVLRAEPRDLALRHRSSGTLRALRSVEIRPERPGIVRSLLVEEGDQVRAGQVLARLDTRASKLLAQRDRLAADNAKRELERLRSVASLGVVAPEEVARQQYTAESAATSAKLSRHQLGEMAVRAPFAGTVTRRLIDVGGRADAGSVMFQLEDLRSLELDLHVPEEEAGRVAIGAPVELALLSRTRVVARVLRRAPVVDRRTGTVKVTVRIDEPPAEAMPGAFVQASVVLVSRPAAPSLPKAAIFEIDGSPHVYGVVDGRTKRVPIQVGVRDNGFVEVLGGLEPDRIVVADADEMAEGTAIRPVEHKELKAIRQERLRSAVKRETP